A window of the Thermotoga sp. SG1 genome harbors these coding sequences:
- a CDS encoding YaaR family protein, with protein MRIDPLGGESLKNQEVKGKKSKRTSRTGEVEKKEFFDIMKDISVEQFEKLLEEAVEEVIESGNELVRSPTPSNLKRYKNAIREFLKLVEKKLYKLSGSFDMTSGKAKLHVVVEEVNEKLMNLTEKIMKNEWQTINLAARIEEINGLILNLYR; from the coding sequence GTGAGGATAGACCCTCTCGGAGGGGAATCTCTGAAAAACCAGGAGGTCAAAGGGAAAAAATCCAAGAGAACTTCCAGAACCGGAGAGGTAGAGAAAAAGGAATTTTTCGATATAATGAAAGACATCAGTGTTGAGCAATTTGAAAAACTCCTCGAAGAAGCCGTCGAGGAAGTGATCGAGTCCGGGAATGAACTTGTGAGGTCTCCCACTCCCTCTAACCTGAAAAGGTATAAAAACGCCATAAGGGAATTTCTGAAACTTGTTGAGAAAAAGCTCTACAAACTGTCCGGTAGTTTCGATATGACAAGTGGAAAGGCAAAACTACACGTTGTAGTGGAGGAAGTGAACGAAAAACTGATGAACCTCACCGAAAAGATTATGAAGAACGAGTGGCAGACGATAAATCTGGCTGCCAGGATAGAAGAGATCAACGGACTCATACTAAATCTTTATCGCTGA
- the nadC gene encoding carboxylating nicotinate-nucleotide diphosphorylase, with protein MEKLLEILSSHVKEDEGNLDIASFPLRNTISKAAVFLKTENVVASGIELAQRFLEKYHLKSIFYVKDGEFIPKKGEIGEIEGNTYNLLLIERTLLNTLSLMISTATVTRRFARKLKHAKIAATRKTIPGFSLFQKLAVMHGGGDTHRFNLGDCVMIKDNHLKLYGSVEKAIQEVKKISSFTKKIEIEVENMEDALKAVEMGADIVMLDNMSPEMVKKVSKKIKEMNPNVVVEVSGGITEENVSDYDMETVDVISTSRLTLSEVFVDLSLEIQR; from the coding sequence GTGGAAAAGCTCCTGGAGATCCTTTCATCACATGTGAAGGAAGACGAGGGAAATCTGGATATTGCTTCTTTTCCCCTTCGAAACACGATATCCAAAGCGGCCGTTTTTCTGAAAACAGAAAACGTGGTCGCTTCCGGAATAGAACTTGCCCAGAGATTTCTGGAAAAGTACCATCTGAAATCTATCTTCTACGTGAAGGATGGTGAGTTCATACCCAAAAAGGGTGAAATAGGTGAAATAGAAGGCAACACGTACAACCTGCTTTTGATCGAAAGAACTCTCCTCAACACATTGTCACTGATGATTTCAACAGCCACCGTTACAAGAAGGTTTGCCAGAAAACTCAAACACGCAAAGATAGCCGCCACGAGGAAGACGATTCCTGGTTTTTCTCTTTTTCAGAAACTTGCCGTGATGCACGGAGGAGGAGACACCCACAGGTTCAATCTGGGAGACTGCGTCATGATAAAGGACAACCATCTGAAACTCTACGGAAGTGTGGAAAAAGCGATCCAGGAAGTAAAAAAAATCTCTTCCTTCACCAAAAAGATCGAAATCGAGGTTGAAAACATGGAAGACGCCTTGAAGGCCGTTGAGATGGGAGCAGATATCGTCATGCTGGACAACATGTCGCCGGAGATGGTAAAGAAGGTATCGAAGAAGATCAAAGAAATGAACCCAAACGTCGTGGTGGAGGTGTCCGGAGGAATCACAGAAGAGAACGTATCGGATTACGATATGGAAACAGTGGATGTGATCTCAACAAGCCGCCTGACTTTGAGTGAAGTCTTTGTGGACCTTTCACTTGAGATTCAGCGATAA
- the nadX gene encoding aspartate dehydrogenase produces the protein MRVLIIGVGNIGKQILKMTHFEKVYAFDKFQKDNIPDIYWLEEFHIPEDVDTVIECASPEAVKEYSFQILKSPVNYLIISTSAFADRAFRESFFEELKVSPARVFFPSGAIGGLDLLAAIRKNVQQVFIETRKHPRSLGINIEGETTVFEGSVEEAAKLFPRNINIASTVGLIAGFEKVKVIIRADSSLSNNVHIISVISDVGKYEFKIENLPSPENPKTSMVTVYSILKTIESLNSKIVFG, from the coding sequence ATGAGAGTTCTCATCATAGGAGTTGGCAACATCGGGAAACAAATTTTGAAGATGACTCACTTTGAGAAAGTTTATGCCTTCGACAAATTCCAAAAAGATAACATTCCAGATATTTACTGGCTTGAGGAGTTCCACATTCCGGAGGATGTGGATACAGTGATCGAATGTGCTTCCCCAGAAGCGGTTAAAGAGTACTCCTTTCAGATACTAAAAAGCCCCGTGAACTATCTGATCATCAGCACCAGCGCTTTTGCCGACAGAGCTTTCAGAGAGTCGTTTTTCGAAGAACTTAAGGTTTCACCCGCAAGGGTGTTTTTTCCTTCCGGCGCGATCGGTGGACTTGATTTGCTGGCAGCGATAAGAAAAAACGTACAGCAAGTGTTCATCGAGACGAGAAAACACCCGAGAAGTCTTGGGATAAACATTGAAGGAGAAACGACCGTCTTCGAGGGAAGTGTGGAAGAGGCTGCAAAGCTTTTTCCCAGAAACATAAACATCGCTTCAACTGTTGGCCTCATCGCTGGCTTTGAAAAGGTAAAGGTGATCATAAGAGCCGATTCTTCTCTCTCAAACAACGTACACATCATAAGTGTTATTTCCGATGTTGGAAAATATGAATTCAAAATAGAAAACCTGCCATCTCCAGAAAATCCCAAAACAAGTATGGTAACGGTTTATTCCATTTTGAAAACCATCGAAAGTCTGAACTCCAAAATTGTCTTTGGATGA
- the nadA gene encoding quinolinate synthase NadA, giving the protein MVDKILKLKKEKGYVILAHNYQIPELQDIADFVGDSLQLARKAMDLEEKKILFLGVDFMAELVKILNPEKKVIVPDRSATCPMANRLTPEMIKEYKKRFPDAPVVLYVNSTAECKTLADVICTSANAVEVVKRIESDVILFGPDRNLAEYVAEKTGKKIVAMPEDGHCPVHQFSESSVDVAKKKYPDARVVVHPECPKPVRDKADYVGSTGQMERIPEKDPAKTFVIGTEIGMIHKLKKKFPDRNFVPLESAICVNMKKNTLENTLLALETESFEVTLPEDIIEKARRPILKMFEIMG; this is encoded by the coding sequence GTGGTAGACAAAATCCTGAAACTGAAGAAAGAAAAAGGCTATGTGATACTTGCTCACAACTACCAAATTCCAGAACTTCAAGATATAGCAGATTTTGTTGGAGACTCACTGCAACTTGCAAGGAAGGCCATGGATCTGGAAGAAAAAAAGATTCTTTTCCTCGGTGTGGATTTCATGGCAGAACTGGTCAAGATACTGAATCCCGAAAAGAAGGTCATAGTCCCCGACAGAAGTGCAACCTGCCCTATGGCAAATCGCCTGACACCAGAGATGATCAAGGAGTACAAAAAAAGGTTTCCAGATGCTCCTGTTGTCCTTTACGTGAACAGCACAGCCGAGTGCAAGACTCTTGCGGACGTCATATGCACCTCCGCAAACGCGGTAGAAGTTGTGAAAAGAATCGAATCGGACGTGATTCTCTTTGGTCCGGACAGAAACCTGGCAGAGTACGTGGCCGAGAAGACAGGGAAGAAAATCGTTGCCATGCCCGAAGATGGTCACTGCCCCGTTCATCAGTTCAGCGAAAGTTCCGTTGATGTTGCAAAGAAAAAATATCCAGATGCCAGGGTAGTGGTTCATCCAGAGTGCCCAAAACCGGTCAGGGACAAAGCCGATTACGTCGGAAGCACCGGCCAGATGGAAAGGATACCAGAGAAAGACCCTGCAAAGACCTTTGTGATAGGAACAGAAATTGGTATGATCCATAAACTGAAAAAGAAATTCCCAGACAGAAACTTTGTTCCACTGGAAAGCGCCATTTGTGTGAACATGAAGAAAAACACTTTGGAAAACACACTTTTGGCACTTGAGACAGAAAGTTTCGAAGTCACTCTTCCTGAAGACATCATCGAAAAAGCCAGAAGACCCATCCTCAAAATGTTTGAAATCATGGGGTGA